A portion of the Nitrospira sp. genome contains these proteins:
- the purM gene encoding phosphoribosylformylglycinamidine cyclo-ligase, which yields MTTYRDAGVDIDAGDEFVDRIKPLVRSTFRPEVLTDLGGFGGLFRFDAKKYADPVLVSGTDGVGTKLKIAFLMDKHDTVGIDLVAMCVNDVAVSGAEPLFFLDYFASGKLTLDRAQQVLAGIAEGCRQAGCALIGGETAEMPSFYPDGEYDLAGFAVGVVDRPKLIDGKSILPGDVVIGLASTGLHSNGYSLVRRIFFEQAKLTVDSRVAEFDRPLGDILLTPTRIYAKQILALASEQPVKGIVHVTGGGITENLPRVLPDGMRAQIHRKSWPVPPVFDVLKRLGRVDRAEMYRVFNMGIGLILVVPASSASALITRASVLGDQGWVIGEIVGANPGEPQVEYVD from the coding sequence ATGACGACCTACCGTGATGCCGGAGTCGATATCGATGCAGGCGACGAATTTGTCGACCGCATCAAGCCGCTGGTTCGCTCGACCTTCCGTCCGGAGGTGCTGACGGATCTTGGAGGCTTCGGCGGTCTCTTCCGCTTCGACGCGAAGAAATACGCGGATCCCGTCTTGGTATCCGGAACCGACGGGGTGGGGACCAAGCTCAAGATTGCCTTTCTGATGGACAAGCACGACACGGTCGGCATCGATCTGGTCGCGATGTGCGTCAACGACGTGGCGGTCAGCGGAGCTGAACCCCTGTTCTTTCTCGACTATTTTGCCTCAGGAAAACTGACGCTGGACAGGGCGCAACAAGTTCTCGCAGGCATCGCGGAAGGGTGCCGGCAGGCCGGGTGCGCGCTGATCGGCGGTGAAACCGCCGAGATGCCGTCGTTCTATCCGGACGGGGAGTACGACCTGGCAGGCTTCGCCGTCGGGGTGGTCGACAGACCCAAGCTCATCGATGGAAAGTCTATTCTACCGGGCGATGTCGTGATCGGCCTGGCGTCCACAGGCCTGCACAGTAACGGATATTCCCTGGTTCGGCGAATCTTCTTCGAACAGGCGAAGCTGACCGTCGACAGTCGAGTGGCCGAGTTCGATCGTCCGCTCGGAGACATCCTTCTGACGCCGACCAGGATCTATGCCAAGCAGATCCTGGCGCTCGCATCGGAACAGCCGGTGAAAGGGATCGTGCATGTGACCGGCGGGGGCATCACGGAAAACCTGCCGCGGGTGCTGCCGGACGGGATGCGGGCGCAGATTCATCGGAAGAGCTGGCCTGTTCCCCCCGTTTTCGATGTCCTAAAGCGCCTCGGCCGGGTGGATCGGGCAGAAATGTATCGGGTGTTCAACATGGGGATCGGACTCATTCTCGTAGTGCCGGCCTCTTCCGCGTCCGCCCTGATAACACGTGCCTCCGTGTTGGGGGATCAAGGCTGGGTCATCGGCGAGATCGTCGGCGCAAATCCGGGAGAGCCGCAGGTCGAATATGTCGACTAG
- a CDS encoding GIY-YIG nuclease family protein, whose amino-acid sequence MSFWVYIVRCADGSYYTGHTDDLDRRLAEHHAGQVSGFTATRRPVTLLFSEVFSTREEALASEQRIKGWSRKKKEAMLRGDWAEVSRLARGERSAR is encoded by the coding sequence ATGAGTTTCTGGGTGTATATCGTGCGCTGCGCCGACGGGTCGTATTACACCGGGCATACCGATGATCTAGACAGGCGTCTGGCCGAACACCATGCCGGCCAAGTCTCCGGCTTCACGGCGACGAGACGCCCGGTGACGCTCTTATTCTCCGAGGTCTTTTCAACCCGAGAGGAGGCCTTGGCTTCTGAACAACGCATCAAGGGCTGGAGCCGCAAGAAAAAGGAAGCCATGCTGCGAGGGGATTGGGCGGAAGTCTCTCGGTTGGCGAGAGGCGAGCGTTCGGCTCGGTGA